A stretch of Bacillus solimangrovi DNA encodes these proteins:
- a CDS encoding helix-turn-helix transcriptional regulator — MNKSERLNNMLQFINEKRTFNLKDLMDKYNISRSTAIRDVQSLEILGMPIYAEQGRNGKYFVLDNRILSPITFTVDEMFAIYFAMLTLNGYKAKPFEYEVSKLEKKFKQVLPNQVKENIEKMQEIINLEVTNHSNFNPYLKELIQSIIDEKIYKVSYLKNKEEIQITGQFIKINSKFGQWYSKIYNINKQKVQNLRCDKIVSLEVVEDEQPMNLAHLLSLLDNYHKQANAIQFSVVVTDKGKDLFDKEHYPSMSIQKTADNYIISGYYNPNEEDFISDYFLRYGKSIISIKPSILKDSIQNKLHIVMSHLNQLN, encoded by the coding sequence ATGAATAAATCTGAGAGATTAAATAATATGTTGCAATTTATAAATGAAAAAAGGACTTTTAACCTTAAGGATTTGATGGATAAGTATAATATATCTAGAAGTACAGCGATTAGAGACGTTCAATCGTTAGAAATATTAGGCATGCCAATATACGCTGAACAAGGTAGGAATGGGAAGTATTTTGTATTAGATAATCGTATTTTATCGCCGATTACCTTTACTGTTGATGAAATGTTTGCAATTTATTTTGCTATGTTGACTTTAAATGGATATAAAGCAAAACCATTTGAATATGAAGTAAGTAAATTAGAGAAAAAATTCAAACAAGTCCTTCCAAATCAAGTAAAAGAAAATATTGAGAAAATGCAAGAGATAATAAACCTAGAAGTTACAAATCATAGTAATTTCAATCCTTACTTAAAGGAGTTGATTCAAAGCATTATTGACGAAAAGATCTATAAAGTATCGTATTTAAAAAACAAGGAAGAAATTCAAATTACAGGTCAGTTTATAAAAATTAATTCGAAATTCGGGCAATGGTATTCTAAAATTTACAATATCAATAAACAAAAAGTCCAGAATCTTCGTTGTGATAAAATTGTATCATTGGAAGTAGTTGAAGATGAGCAGCCAATGAACTTAGCGCATTTATTATCACTATTAGATAATTATCACAAGCAAGCAAATGCTATTCAGTTCTCAGTCGTCGTAACAGACAAAGGAAAGGATTTATTTGACAAAGAGCATTATCCTTCGATGTCAATTCAAAAAACAGCTGATAATTATATAATTTCAGGTTACTACAATCCGAACGAAGAAGATTTTATTTCAGACTATTTTTTACGCTATGGTAAGTCTATTATTTCTATCAAACCATCGATATTAAAAGATTCAATTCAGAACAAACTGCATATAGTTATGTCACATTTGAATCAATTGAATTAA